Proteins encoded within one genomic window of Gammaproteobacteria bacterium:
- a CDS encoding response regulator, whose protein sequence is MTATGDGATFLVVDDDDIFCSVLARALERRGFDVAAARTVTEAQQLIARRRPELAVIDLRIGNDSGLTLVRQLSELTPPARSVVLTGYGSIATAVEAIKLGALHYLTKPVEVDEILAALQDERQAAAGAEAAAPKPLSVRRAEWEHIQRVLSNHGGNISAAARALGIHRRTLQRKLRKRPVRS, encoded by the coding sequence ATGACGGCGACGGGCGATGGTGCCACCTTCCTGGTGGTGGACGACGACGACATCTTCTGCAGCGTGCTGGCGCGGGCCCTGGAGCGGCGTGGCTTCGATGTCGCGGCGGCGCGCACGGTGACCGAGGCGCAGCAGCTGATTGCACGCCGCCGGCCGGAGTTGGCGGTGATCGACCTGCGCATCGGCAACGACTCCGGGCTGACGCTGGTGCGTCAGCTGTCGGAGCTCACGCCGCCGGCGCGCTCGGTGGTGCTGACCGGCTATGGCAGCATCGCCACCGCGGTGGAGGCCATCAAGCTCGGCGCCCTGCATTACCTGACGAAGCCGGTGGAAGTGGACGAGATCCTCGCGGCCCTCCAGGACGAGCGCCAGGCGGCTGCCGGCGCCGAGGCCGCCGCGCCGAAGCCGCTGTCGGTGCGCCGCGCGGAGTGGGAGCACATACAGCGCGTGCTCTCCAACCACGGCGGCAACATCTCGGCGGCGGCCCGCGCGCTCGGCATCCACCGCCGCACCCTGCAGCGCAAGCTGCGCAAGCGCCCGGTGCGCAGCTGA
- a CDS encoding TlpA family protein disulfide reductase yields the protein MISRRACLALPLLLAAAPAGAHHVQFEVLRPGDFAARVAARSGKAFLLVLWSLACEPCRPDLELLRELRRRHPAMPLALLSTDGVALQEAAGKVLLAHGLEHEANWIMVNRNNRALREEIDPAWDGAVPRAYFYDASGRREALAGPLDRRRLEAWLASLEPAA from the coding sequence GTGATCTCGCGGCGCGCCTGCCTCGCGCTGCCGCTGCTCCTCGCCGCCGCGCCGGCCGGCGCGCACCACGTGCAGTTCGAGGTGCTGCGGCCCGGGGACTTCGCCGCGCGCGTGGCGGCCCGCAGCGGCAAGGCATTCCTGCTGGTGCTCTGGTCGCTGGCCTGCGAGCCCTGCCGGCCGGATCTCGAGCTGCTGCGCGAGCTGCGCCGCCGGCATCCGGCGATGCCGCTGGCGCTGCTGTCCACCGACGGCGTGGCCCTGCAGGAAGCGGCCGGCAAGGTGCTGCTCGCCCACGGCCTCGAGCACGAAGCCAACTGGATCATGGTGAACCGCAACAACCGCGCCCTGCGCGAGGAGATCGACCCCGCCTGGGACGGCGCGGTGCCGCGCGCATATTTCTATGATGCCTCGGGCCGGCGCGAGGCGCTCGCCGGCCCGCTCGACCGCCGGCGCCTGGAAGCCTGGCTCGCTAGTCTCGAACCCGCTGCCTGA
- a CDS encoding HAD-IC family P-type ATPase, with translation MTPAVIAAIRAGTAIPTAEDITRTIVPEAPSAAARPWHTLPAEAVLRRLDAEASGLAPDEAARRLAAAGPNRLPRTPAPTPAAILLRQFRSPLIYLLLGAAGLALATGAVKDALFILAALLINAVLGAVQEARADRSSRALQQLLQLRAIVVRAGEALGIPAEQLVAGDVIELEPGARVPADARLLATQGLEIDESLLTGESLPVAKSADWTGAEATPLAERRNLAHAGTLVVRGRARAVVVATGSATAVGRLALAVMGTPPGEPPLMQRLSAFSGRIGAAVVIAALAVAGLGVLLRGYGGVEMAIFAIALAVSAIPEGLPVALTVVLAVCTRRMAQRGVIVRRLAAVEGLGSCTLIASDKTGTLTCNEITVREAVLADGSCFSVSGEGFAPEGEVRRHDATAEGAGERRHAALLELARAVALCNEGQLSRRNGAWAWHGDPTDVALLAFAGKLGLQREAALQAQPQLGSTPFEPEARYAATLHAAGPQAELLVKGAPERVAAMCADPGAAASLLAAAEAMARRGQRVLAVAAGMLPAGTVLPPAAPAGLRLLGVVGMIDPPRPGVTEAIRVAAGAGVRTIMVTGDHPVTALAIARDLGLATGASEVVTGAELAAAGPEGLPALMARARVFARVAPEEKLAIVQAAQAAGHCVAVTGDGVNDAPALRAADIGVAMGRGGTDVAREAAELVITDDHYATITAGIEEGRIAYANIRKVIYLLVSTGAAEVLFVALAVATGAPLPLTPVQLLWLNLATNGIQDMALGFERGEPGILGRPPRPPGEGIFDALMIRQSAVAALVMGLAGFAVFHGLLDAGWSLDAARNALLLLMVLFENLHLLNCRSETASAFSMPLARSPVLLAGAAGALLLHLAMMYSPIGREVLHTAPLPLQAWAGLLAVASSIVVAMEIHKALWRRRGLRQRVRD, from the coding sequence ATGACGCCGGCGGTCATCGCGGCGATCAGGGCGGGCACGGCCATTCCCACGGCGGAAGACATCACTCGCACGATCGTTCCTGAGGCGCCGTCGGCGGCAGCACGACCCTGGCACACGCTGCCGGCTGAAGCGGTGCTGCGGCGTCTGGATGCCGAGGCGTCCGGTCTTGCGCCCGACGAAGCCGCGCGGCGCCTTGCCGCTGCCGGCCCCAACCGCCTGCCGCGGACTCCCGCGCCGACGCCCGCTGCCATCCTCCTGCGGCAGTTCCGCAGCCCGCTGATCTACCTGCTGCTGGGCGCGGCCGGCCTGGCGCTGGCCACCGGCGCCGTCAAGGATGCGCTGTTCATCCTCGCCGCATTGCTGATCAATGCGGTGCTCGGCGCGGTCCAGGAGGCGCGCGCGGACCGCAGCAGCCGGGCCCTGCAGCAGCTGCTGCAGCTGCGGGCGATCGTCGTGCGGGCCGGCGAGGCGCTCGGCATCCCCGCCGAGCAGCTGGTCGCGGGCGATGTCATCGAGCTGGAGCCGGGCGCGCGCGTGCCTGCCGACGCGCGCCTGCTGGCGACGCAGGGCCTGGAGATCGACGAGTCGCTGCTGACCGGTGAATCGCTGCCGGTGGCCAAGTCCGCGGACTGGACCGGTGCCGAGGCCACGCCGCTCGCCGAGCGGCGCAACCTTGCGCATGCCGGCACGCTGGTCGTTCGCGGTCGCGCCCGCGCCGTGGTGGTCGCCACCGGGAGCGCCACGGCCGTCGGCCGGCTGGCGCTGGCGGTGATGGGCACGCCGCCCGGCGAGCCGCCGCTGATGCAGCGCCTGTCGGCGTTCAGCGGGCGGATCGGCGCGGCGGTCGTCATCGCCGCCCTGGCGGTGGCGGGCCTCGGCGTGCTGCTGCGGGGCTACGGCGGCGTGGAGATGGCGATCTTCGCCATCGCGCTGGCGGTGTCGGCGATCCCGGAGGGCCTGCCGGTGGCGCTCACCGTGGTGCTCGCCGTCTGCACCCGGCGCATGGCGCAGCGCGGGGTCATCGTGCGCCGGCTCGCCGCCGTGGAGGGGCTGGGCAGTTGCACGCTCATCGCCAGCGACAAGACCGGCACCCTGACCTGCAACGAGATCACCGTCCGTGAGGCGGTGCTGGCCGATGGCAGCTGCTTCAGCGTCTCCGGCGAAGGCTTCGCGCCCGAGGGCGAGGTGCGCCGCCACGATGCGACGGCGGAAGGCGCCGGCGAGCGGCGACACGCGGCACTGCTCGAACTGGCCCGCGCCGTCGCCCTGTGCAACGAGGGGCAGCTGTCACGGCGCAATGGCGCCTGGGCCTGGCACGGCGACCCGACGGACGTGGCGCTGCTCGCCTTCGCGGGGAAGCTCGGCCTGCAGCGCGAGGCCGCGCTGCAGGCGCAACCCCAGCTGGGGAGCACGCCCTTCGAGCCCGAGGCGCGCTATGCGGCCACGCTGCATGCCGCGGGTCCGCAAGCCGAGCTGCTGGTGAAGGGCGCGCCGGAGCGCGTCGCCGCGATGTGCGCCGATCCCGGGGCGGCAGCCAGCCTGCTGGCGGCCGCGGAGGCCATGGCACGGCGCGGGCAGCGGGTGCTGGCGGTCGCTGCCGGCATGCTGCCGGCCGGGACGGTGCTGCCACCGGCGGCGCCGGCCGGCCTGCGCCTGCTCGGCGTCGTCGGCATGATCGATCCGCCGCGACCGGGTGTGACCGAGGCCATCCGCGTCGCGGCGGGCGCCGGGGTGCGCACCATCATGGTCACGGGCGATCACCCGGTGACGGCGCTGGCCATCGCCCGCGACCTCGGCCTGGCCACCGGGGCCAGTGAGGTCGTGACCGGCGCGGAGCTGGCCGCCGCAGGGCCCGAGGGTTTGCCGGCGCTGATGGCGCGGGCGCGGGTGTTCGCGCGGGTGGCACCGGAGGAGAAGCTCGCCATCGTGCAGGCCGCGCAGGCCGCGGGGCACTGTGTCGCGGTGACCGGCGATGGCGTCAACGACGCCCCGGCGCTGCGCGCGGCGGACATCGGCGTTGCCATGGGCCGCGGTGGCACCGACGTGGCGCGCGAGGCGGCGGAGCTGGTCATCACCGATGATCACTACGCCACCATCACCGCCGGCATCGAGGAGGGGCGCATCGCCTACGCCAACATCCGCAAGGTCATCTACCTGCTGGTGTCCACCGGCGCCGCCGAAGTGCTGTTCGTGGCGCTCGCGGTCGCCACCGGTGCGCCGCTGCCGCTGACACCGGTGCAGCTGCTGTGGCTGAACCTCGCCACCAATGGCATCCAGGATATGGCACTGGGTTTCGAGCGCGGCGAGCCCGGCATCCTCGGCAGGCCGCCGCGGCCCCCGGGCGAGGGCATCTTCGACGCCCTGATGATCCGCCAGTCGGCCGTGGCGGCCCTGGTCATGGGCCTCGCGGGTTTTGCCGTGTTCCATGGCCTGCTGGATGCCGGCTGGAGCCTCGACGCGGCGCGCAATGCGCTGCTGCTGCTCATGGTCCTGTTCGAGAACCTGCACCTGCTCAACTGCCGTTCGGAGACTGCATCGGCCTTCTCGATGCCGCTGGCGCGCAGCCCGGTGCTGCTGGCGGGAGCCGCCGGTGCCCTGCTGCTGCACCTGGCGATGATGTATTCGCCGATCGGGCGCGAAGTGCTGCACACGGCGCCGCTGCCGCTGCAGGCCTGGGCCGGACTGCTGGCGGTGGCTTCCAGCATCGTCGTCGCCATGGAGATCCACAAGGCGCTGTGGCGGCGGCGCGGGCTCAGGCAGCGGGTTCGAGACTAG
- a CDS encoding cation transporter, with protein sequence MIKRLLDWLGFAAQAHEHGHGHADDHGQDHGHPGGHVHGIVDPGIASTGRGMWAVKWSFAGLLLTALLQMAVVALSGSVALLADTIHNIGDAATAVPLYFAFWLARRQPTARFTYGYGRAEDLAGVAVVALILASALLAGYQAIERLLEPRPIAWPGVVAAAGIVGFLGNEMVAAFRIRVGREIQSAALIADGYHARVDGLTSLAVVLGALGVWLGFPLADPVIGLLITVMIFGIVWQSARAVFSRMLDGVEPEVLGELEHVASHVPGVRGLANLRARWVGHRLHAEADLIVDPDLPVRDAAALAARVREAALAHLPALGSLRLAYAEAAAASAAAGMRNAPGYHDAGGHRGDQGGHGHSHGGRHHSHDRS encoded by the coding sequence ATGATCAAGCGCCTGCTGGACTGGCTCGGATTCGCTGCCCAGGCCCACGAGCACGGGCACGGGCATGCGGACGATCACGGGCAGGATCACGGACACCCGGGTGGCCATGTCCACGGGATCGTCGACCCCGGCATCGCCAGCACCGGGCGCGGCATGTGGGCGGTGAAGTGGTCCTTCGCCGGGCTGCTGCTCACCGCGCTGCTGCAGATGGCGGTGGTGGCGCTCTCCGGCAGCGTGGCCCTGCTCGCCGACACCATCCACAACATCGGCGATGCGGCCACCGCCGTCCCGCTCTACTTCGCCTTCTGGCTGGCCCGGCGCCAGCCGACCGCGCGTTTCACCTATGGCTATGGCCGGGCGGAGGACCTGGCCGGGGTGGCGGTGGTGGCGCTGATCCTCGCCAGCGCACTGCTCGCCGGCTACCAGGCCATCGAGCGGCTGCTCGAGCCGCGGCCGATCGCCTGGCCGGGCGTGGTGGCGGCGGCGGGAATCGTCGGTTTCCTCGGCAACGAGATGGTGGCCGCGTTCCGCATCCGCGTCGGCCGCGAGATCCAGAGCGCGGCGCTGATCGCCGACGGCTACCACGCGCGCGTGGACGGGCTGACGAGCCTCGCCGTGGTGCTCGGCGCGCTCGGCGTCTGGCTCGGTTTTCCGCTGGCGGATCCCGTCATCGGCCTGCTGATCACAGTGATGATCTTCGGCATCGTCTGGCAGTCGGCGCGCGCGGTGTTCTCGCGCATGCTCGACGGCGTGGAGCCGGAGGTGCTCGGCGAGCTCGAACATGTCGCCAGCCATGTCCCGGGCGTGCGCGGCCTCGCCAACCTGCGCGCCCGCTGGGTCGGTCATCGCCTGCACGCGGAAGCCGACCTGATCGTCGATCCCGATCTCCCGGTGCGCGATGCCGCGGCGCTCGCCGCCCGGGTGCGCGAGGCGGCGCTCGCCCACCTGCCGGCGCTCGGCTCGCTGCGGCTCGCCTATGCGGAAGCCGCGGCGGCGTCGGCGGCGGCTGGCATGCGCAATGCGCCCGGCTATCATGACGCCGGCGGTCATCGCGGCGATCAGGGCGGGCACGGCCATTCCCACGGCGGAAGACATCACTCGCACGATCGTTCCTGA
- a CDS encoding TrpB-like pyridoxal phosphate-dependent enzyme, whose product MTSKFLLPETELPTHWYNVVADLPAPPPPPLGPDGKPVGLEALAAIFPPALIEQEVSAERWIAIPEPIREIYRLWRPTPLHRAHRLEQALKTPARIYYKNESVSPAGSHKPNTSIPQAWYNREAGIRRLTTETGAGQWGCSLALAGQLLGLEVRVYMVRVSYEQKPYRRSLMQTWGAEVFASPTTLTNAGRQTLEKHPDTPGSLGIAISEAVEEAAGRADTNYALGSVLNHVMHHQTVIGQEAKKQMALAGDYPDAVFGCCGGGSNFAGIAFPFFADKATGKAVRLVAVEPTSCPTLTKGVYAYDYGDATGLTPLLKMHTLGHDFVPPGIHAGGLRYHGASPLVSQLVDAGLVEAVAIPQLETFEAGVLFARTEGIVPAPESTHAIAATIREARACAKSGQPQVLLVNLSGHGHFDMSSYDRYFSGSLQNYDYPAEAITESLQHLPKVG is encoded by the coding sequence ATGACCAGCAAGTTCCTCCTGCCCGAAACCGAGCTGCCCACCCACTGGTACAACGTGGTGGCCGACCTGCCGGCGCCGCCGCCGCCACCGCTGGGGCCGGATGGCAAGCCGGTGGGGCTGGAGGCACTGGCCGCGATCTTTCCGCCGGCGCTGATCGAGCAGGAGGTCTCGGCCGAACGCTGGATCGCCATCCCCGAGCCGATCCGCGAGATCTACCGGCTGTGGCGTCCGACACCGCTGCACCGCGCCCATCGCCTCGAGCAGGCGCTGAAGACGCCGGCGAGGATCTATTACAAGAACGAGTCCGTCAGCCCGGCGGGCTCGCACAAGCCGAACACCTCCATCCCGCAGGCCTGGTACAACCGGGAGGCGGGCATCCGCCGCCTCACCACCGAGACCGGCGCCGGCCAGTGGGGCTGCTCGCTGGCGCTGGCCGGCCAGCTGCTGGGGCTGGAGGTGCGGGTCTACATGGTGCGGGTGAGCTACGAGCAGAAGCCCTACCGCCGCTCGCTGATGCAGACCTGGGGCGCGGAGGTCTTCGCCAGCCCCACGACGCTCACCAACGCCGGCCGCCAGACGCTGGAGAAGCATCCCGACACCCCGGGCTCGCTCGGCATCGCCATCTCCGAGGCGGTCGAGGAAGCCGCGGGCCGCGCCGACACCAACTACGCGCTGGGCTCGGTGCTCAACCACGTCATGCACCACCAGACCGTCATCGGCCAGGAGGCGAAGAAGCAGATGGCGCTCGCCGGCGACTACCCCGATGCCGTCTTCGGCTGCTGCGGCGGCGGCTCGAACTTCGCCGGCATCGCCTTCCCCTTCTTCGCCGACAAGGCGACGGGCAAGGCCGTGCGCCTGGTGGCGGTGGAACCCACCTCCTGCCCGACGCTCACCAAGGGCGTGTACGCCTACGACTACGGCGATGCCACCGGCCTGACGCCGCTATTGAAGATGCACACACTCGGCCATGACTTCGTGCCGCCCGGCATCCACGCCGGCGGCCTGCGCTACCACGGCGCCTCGCCGCTGGTGAGCCAGCTGGTCGACGCGGGGCTGGTGGAAGCGGTGGCCATCCCGCAGCTCGAGACCTTCGAGGCCGGCGTGCTCTTCGCCCGCACCGAGGGCATCGTCCCCGCGCCGGAGTCCACCCATGCCATCGCCGCCACCATCCGCGAGGCCAGGGCCTGCGCGAAGAGCGGCCAGCCGCAGGTGCTGCTGGTCAACCTCTCCGGCCACGGCCACTTCGACATGAGTTCCTACGACCGCTACTTCTCCGGCAGCCTGCAGAACTACGACTACCCCGCCGAGGCCATCACCGAGTCGCTGCAGCACCTGCCGAAGGTCGGCTGA
- a CDS encoding TonB-dependent receptor, whose amino-acid sequence MGNRTAALALGAAVMAAWTAMAGTARAAEGGGIEEIIVTAQRREQNLQDVGISVSAFGAEEVRNLGFTNTVDVANMTPNLSYTTPQAASSQINFFLRGVGLNDFADAQENPVAVYVDDVYKPAMGGLALQLFDIERIEVLRGPQGALFGRNSTGGVIHYVTKRPSEAFDAYADLSYGSHDEFKGEGAIGGALGAGVSARFSAGFDNYDGYTRNRTPDVQDYNSSDAGAARLQLLFQPSDDLSVLLSGNYSRNSAAVGAWQHQSTKPSADGNSSLPLPADEDFWGSCPGCDAFGYVDSDGDPWRGDYDRPGRVRVQNKGLQANLDWRIGGMDFTSITAYTTVDRLQQEDSDMNPFLMPPYNPGPIPPPEIRSFIAPSFGADTDTFSQEFRLAGSADKLRWLAGVYYFDNKVGGHYTLNTDAIGFVDMDANYRQDTESWDLFGQVEYDLAADWTVIAGLRWTSEDKDLDYSNTDSSGIVAFCSTTPAPPCTNPDPTPISPSRPTADYLMLFNSASVGSLAKHDDSYLTGRLQLNWKASDDVLLYGSISRGKKSAGFNNGFLDQTQIFGNNPIDSVPFGTETLDAYELGVKSTVLSSTTRLNASVFYYDYKDFQTFQWLILNQVIFNTDAEVYGAELEIDSRPIEGLTLQAGLGLLHATADDIPTITGDAVREREMVGAPDLSLDALVRYEWPALGGTLALQAAGSYHEDIWYDIQNHPVSKENGYTLVNFRGSYTSGDRAWELYAYVNNAFEEEYKAYTFDFTGLFGFNQIAYGAPRWAGVGARFNFGSSR is encoded by the coding sequence ATGGGGAACAGGACAGCAGCGCTCGCGCTGGGGGCCGCCGTCATGGCGGCGTGGACCGCGATGGCCGGCACGGCACGGGCGGCCGAGGGCGGTGGCATCGAGGAGATCATCGTCACCGCGCAGCGGCGCGAGCAGAACCTGCAGGATGTCGGCATCTCCGTCAGCGCCTTCGGTGCCGAGGAAGTCCGCAACCTCGGCTTCACCAACACGGTGGACGTCGCCAACATGACGCCCAACCTCAGCTACACCACGCCCCAGGCGGCCTCGAGCCAGATCAACTTCTTCCTGCGCGGCGTCGGCCTCAACGACTTCGCCGATGCCCAGGAGAACCCGGTCGCGGTCTACGTCGACGACGTCTACAAGCCGGCCATGGGCGGCCTGGCGCTGCAGCTCTTCGACATCGAGCGCATCGAGGTGCTGCGCGGCCCGCAGGGCGCGCTGTTCGGCCGCAACTCCACCGGCGGCGTGATCCACTACGTCACCAAACGGCCGAGCGAGGCCTTCGACGCCTACGCCGACCTGTCCTACGGCTCGCACGACGAGTTCAAGGGCGAGGGCGCCATCGGCGGCGCGCTGGGCGCGGGCGTCTCGGCCCGCTTCTCGGCCGGCTTCGACAACTACGACGGCTACACCAGGAACCGCACGCCGGACGTGCAGGACTACAACAGCTCGGATGCCGGCGCCGCGCGCCTGCAGCTGCTGTTCCAGCCCAGCGACGACCTCAGCGTCCTGCTCAGCGGCAACTACTCGCGCAACTCCGCGGCCGTGGGCGCCTGGCAGCACCAGTCGACCAAGCCCAGCGCCGATGGCAACAGCAGCCTGCCGCTGCCCGCGGACGAGGACTTCTGGGGCAGCTGCCCGGGCTGCGACGCCTTCGGCTATGTCGACAGCGATGGCGACCCCTGGCGCGGCGACTACGACCGCCCGGGCCGGGTGCGGGTGCAGAACAAGGGCCTGCAGGCCAACCTCGACTGGCGCATCGGCGGCATGGACTTCACCTCCATCACCGCCTACACGACGGTGGACCGCCTGCAGCAGGAGGACTCGGACATGAACCCGTTCCTCATGCCCCCCTACAACCCCGGGCCGATCCCGCCGCCGGAGATCCGCTCCTTCATCGCGCCGAGCTTCGGCGCCGACACCGACACCTTCTCGCAGGAGTTCCGTCTGGCCGGTTCGGCCGACAAGCTGCGCTGGCTGGCTGGCGTGTACTACTTCGACAACAAGGTGGGCGGTCACTACACCCTGAACACGGATGCCATCGGCTTCGTCGACATGGACGCCAACTACCGGCAGGACACCGAATCCTGGGACCTGTTCGGCCAGGTCGAGTACGACCTCGCGGCGGACTGGACCGTGATCGCCGGCCTGCGCTGGACCAGCGAGGACAAGGACCTCGACTACAGCAACACCGACAGCTCGGGCATCGTCGCCTTCTGCTCGACGACGCCGGCGCCGCCCTGCACCAACCCGGATCCCACTCCCATCAGCCCGTCGCGGCCGACAGCCGACTACCTCATGCTGTTCAACAGCGCCTCGGTGGGCAGCCTGGCGAAGCATGACGACAGCTACCTCACCGGTCGCCTGCAGCTCAACTGGAAGGCCAGCGACGACGTGCTGCTCTACGGCTCGATCTCGCGCGGCAAGAAGTCGGCCGGCTTCAACAACGGCTTCCTCGACCAGACGCAGATCTTCGGCAACAACCCGATCGACAGCGTGCCCTTCGGCACCGAGACGCTGGATGCCTACGAGCTCGGCGTGAAGTCCACGGTGCTGTCCTCCACAACGCGGCTGAACGCCTCGGTGTTCTACTACGACTACAAGGACTTCCAGACCTTCCAGTGGCTGATCCTCAACCAGGTCATCTTCAACACCGACGCCGAGGTGTATGGCGCGGAGCTGGAGATCGACAGCCGGCCGATCGAGGGCCTGACGCTGCAGGCGGGCCTGGGCCTGCTGCACGCCACCGCGGACGACATCCCGACCATCACCGGCGATGCGGTACGCGAGCGCGAGATGGTCGGCGCCCCCGACCTCAGCCTCGATGCCCTGGTGCGCTACGAATGGCCGGCCCTCGGCGGCACGCTGGCGCTGCAGGCCGCGGGCAGCTACCACGAGGACATCTGGTACGACATCCAGAACCACCCGGTCTCGAAGGAGAACGGCTACACGCTGGTCAACTTCCGCGGTTCCTACACCAGCGGCGACCGCGCCTGGGAGCTCTACGCCTACGTGAACAACGCCTTCGAGGAAGAGTACAAGGCCTACACCTTCGACTTCACCGGCCTGTTCGGCTTCAATCAGATCGCCTACGGCGCGCCGCGCTGGGCGGGCGTGGGCGCGCGCTTCAACTTCGGCAGCTCCCGGTAG
- a CDS encoding hydrolase: MPEPAPKPVAPYLAVGLSTVIYGICERSQIRHNLDTIEEAIHAAVSMVNINMPVKIIALAEGALTGFTDEIFDLSHTMAARELFIEVPGEETTRLGRLARLYGTYIIGQCKARWPEVMPDRYFNTLFVIAPSGEVVHKAAKNHLWCREHSCTPHDVYDRWVELFGDGIEAFYPVLKTQDIGNIGTICCSDGEYPEAVRALAFNGAEVVYRPSEATPMTTAGYPGGGTWMIQNQGHAEFNSVYMLCPNAGPVYLGASSKHPVDIAGGSAHIVDYRGQVVSYSAGTSNTIVAATVDIEALRNFRAMSLNNNWLKDLRVELFRRMYEQPIHPKNLWLHDDPKPHAVVDEIYRANIRRLVERGTWTRPAYVHPGCRYQPAGDDTDTWEEVKQRLWGPWLTGPED; the protein is encoded by the coding sequence ATGCCTGAGCCTGCGCCAAAGCCCGTCGCACCCTACCTCGCCGTCGGCCTCTCCACGGTCATCTACGGCATCTGCGAGCGCTCCCAGATCCGCCACAACCTCGACACCATCGAGGAGGCGATCCACGCCGCGGTCTCCATGGTCAACATCAACATGCCGGTGAAGATCATCGCGCTCGCCGAGGGCGCGCTCACCGGCTTCACCGACGAGATCTTCGACCTCTCCCACACCATGGCGGCGCGCGAGCTGTTCATCGAGGTGCCGGGCGAGGAGACCACGCGGCTCGGCCGCCTGGCCAGGCTCTACGGCACCTACATCATCGGCCAGTGCAAGGCGCGCTGGCCCGAGGTGATGCCGGACCGCTACTTCAACACGCTGTTCGTCATCGCGCCGAGCGGCGAGGTGGTGCACAAGGCGGCGAAGAACCACCTCTGGTGCCGCGAGCATTCCTGCACGCCGCACGATGTCTACGACCGCTGGGTCGAGCTCTTCGGCGACGGCATCGAGGCCTTCTACCCGGTGCTGAAGACGCAGGACATCGGCAACATCGGCACCATCTGCTGCAGCGACGGCGAGTACCCGGAGGCGGTTCGCGCGCTGGCCTTCAACGGTGCCGAGGTGGTCTACCGGCCGAGCGAGGCCACGCCGATGACCACCGCGGGCTATCCGGGCGGCGGCACCTGGATGATCCAGAACCAGGGCCATGCCGAGTTCAACTCGGTCTACATGCTCTGCCCGAACGCGGGCCCGGTGTACCTCGGCGCCAGCTCGAAGCACCCGGTGGACATCGCCGGCGGCAGCGCGCACATCGTCGACTACCGCGGCCAGGTGGTGTCCTACAGCGCCGGCACCAGCAACACCATCGTCGCCGCCACCGTGGACATCGAGGCGCTGCGCAACTTCCGCGCCATGAGCCTCAACAACAACTGGCTGAAGGACCTGCGGGTGGAGCTCTTCCGGCGCATGTACGAGCAGCCGATCCACCCGAAGAACCTCTGGCTGCACGATGACCCGAAGCCGCACGCCGTGGTCGACGAGATCTACCGCGCCAACATCCGCCGCCTCGTGGAGCGCGGCACCTGGACGCGGCCGGCCTACGTGCATCCGGGTTGCCGCTACCAGCCGGCGGGCGATGACACCGACACCTGGGAGGAAGTGAAGCAACGGCTCTGGGGGCCGTGGCTCACCGGCCCGGAAGACTGA
- a CDS encoding glucose 1-dehydrogenase — translation MEPAVHVRGKVALVSGAAQGIGAACARMLAAHGARVLVADLDHAGAGTVAAEIRGAGGTAEAIALDVTREADWRQAVAAATDRHGGLDVLVNNAGIALVQALVDTSLEQWHRVHAVNLDGVFLGTREAVAAMRPGGRAGRGGSIINISSVGGLIGSERLTAYCSTKGGVRLFSKSVAIECGRAGYGIRVNSVHPGNTDTPMFRRELQDMLDKGMAASLDEARRFFMDMQVLPMIGEPGDVAAMVLFLASDAARFVTGAEFVVDGGLTAQ, via the coding sequence TTGGAGCCGGCGGTCCACGTCCGCGGCAAGGTGGCGCTGGTCAGCGGCGCGGCCCAGGGCATCGGCGCGGCCTGCGCGCGCATGCTGGCGGCGCACGGTGCGCGGGTGCTGGTGGCCGATCTCGACCATGCCGGCGCCGGCACGGTCGCCGCGGAGATCCGCGGCGCGGGCGGCACCGCCGAGGCGATCGCGCTGGACGTGACCCGCGAGGCCGACTGGCGCCAGGCGGTGGCCGCGGCGACCGACCGCCACGGCGGTCTCGACGTGCTGGTCAACAATGCCGGCATCGCCCTGGTGCAGGCGCTGGTCGACACCAGCCTCGAGCAGTGGCACCGGGTCCATGCGGTGAACCTCGATGGCGTGTTCCTCGGTACCCGCGAGGCGGTCGCCGCCATGCGCCCCGGCGGCCGCGCGGGCCGGGGCGGCTCGATCATCAACATCTCCTCGGTGGGCGGCCTGATCGGCTCGGAGCGGCTCACCGCCTACTGTTCCACCAAGGGTGGCGTGCGCCTGTTCAGCAAGAGCGTCGCCATCGAGTGCGGCCGCGCCGGCTACGGCATCCGCGTCAATTCCGTGCACCCCGGCAACACCGACACGCCGATGTTCCGCCGCGAGCTGCAGGACATGCTCGACAAGGGCATGGCGGCGAGCCTCGACGAGGCGCGGCGCTTCTTCATGGACATGCAGGTGCTGCCGATGATCGGCGAGCCGGGCGACGTCGCCGCCATGGTGCTGTTCCTCGCCTCCGATGCGGCGCGCTTCGTCACCGGCGCGGAGTTCGTCGTCGATGGCGGGCTGACCGCGCAGTGA